atgTAGTGAAATTTATATGTGGTGTTGTGTAGTATCTGCATGTAAAGTGTGTAATATATGTGTAGTGCTGCAATCCTCAGCTGATGAACTTGGATGGCCCAAATCTGGATCGTAAACGCTTCCAGTATCTCCTTACCATTGCTCAGGCCATATTGGAAGCTTTAATTAGTTACAAACTAGGAGTGTTACACAGAAGAGATTACACTGATTTCATGTTTCATCTCTCTACTAGGCTTAGATATGGCACCAAATGTATTAACTGTGCTTGATTCTTGTATTATACATACGGTTCAGTCAAGAAGTATTTGGGCAATGATGCAATATTCATAATTTAGCTTCTGAACACCACAAAAATGGCTAGAAACAAAGTCACGAATATGTGACTGTAGACTTTCAGCTGTAATTAAAGAGGTTTTACAAAAATATTGCTTAAACCATTTAGGAATTACagctatttttacatagtccttCTATTCTTGcaggctcaaaagtaattggatgaCTGGTAAGCATTTTCATGGTTCGGTGTGGCCTATTACCTCATTATTTAATACAAAGACTGTTTTCACACTCAGTGTTTCTTGGAAAAACTTTTTCATGCACTTCCTGCTCAATCTACTTCTGGGTTTGGCCCATCAAAAGTGCTATGgtatgtgtgaaaccaccctcaggaTCTGGAGTTGAATTTGTGTTAATTGCTCATAATGGAACTCTTATTATGTAGACTAAAGAGGTGTCCATGTAAGGGAAGGAAGCCATCATTAAgcagaaaagcaaaaacaaatcCATCAGAGAAATAGCTGAAACTTTAGGAGTGGTGAAATCAACAATTCTTAAAAAGTAGTACATCCTTAAAACAAAAGGAATCCACTGGTGAGTTAAGCAACACCAAAAGGTTTGGAAGAGAACAAAAGACAACTAAAGAGGATGATGGCAGAATTCTTTCCTTGGTAAAGAAAACCTCCTTCACAGCATctgccctgtttccctgaaaataagacataccctgaaaataagacatagcaggattttccagaatttttgaggatgcaaaatgatttttcaggctttttgaggatgcttgaaatataagccctactccaaaattaagccctgctaacagttaatttaaaaagtcaatttaaatagtgtccaggcagctatacatgtaaaaaagttaaacctttttgaacaaaaattaatataagacactgtcttattttcggggaaacacggtaacagcATCTAACCAAGTCGAGAAAACTTTCTAGGAGGTAGGCATATCATTAGCGAAGTCTACAATCAAGAGACTCCATCATGCATTTAAATATAGAGGGTTTAACTCAAAATGCAAACTACAGTACTGGTAATACTCAAAAACAGAAAGGCCAATTTAGACTTTActagaaaacatttaaaaatatagTCCAGTTCTGGAGCAAGATTGTTTGGCCAGATAAACCAAAATGAACTTGTACCAGGTTGATGGGAAAAGGAAGGAACGAAATGGCTCATGATAGGAAGCATAATGTATCATCTATCAAACATGGTGGAGACAGTGTTATGCTATGAGTATAGAGCTTCTTAAAGCAGAGAAATAGAATGCTTCCCAATGGCTGGGTCAGTCAGCTGACATCTACCTGACTGATCATGCTTATTTTTTACTAATAAGACACAACTGATGGAAAAATAACCACAGGCAACCAGCAACTGAAAGCAGCTACAGTTAATCCCTGATAGGGCATCTCCGTGGTGAAAACTCAGCATTTGTTCTATACATTTCAGACTTCAAGCAGTCATTGACTGTAAAGTATTTGTATCCAAGTATTAAACATAATCCTTTTAACTAGTTTCCCTGAAAACAAGTCCTACCataattttttgtgttttttggggaggcttgaaatataagccctatcctgaaaataagccccagctgcattacCTTAaataaaaggaatacattacctagtaggCTCGGTAATGCCACGGctcagtcaattcataaatcccgcctccacaacgcgatggctgtgttTAGTTCTTCgattgctgctcagccaatcaatggagcactcgatgaactaatcacagccatcacattggtttattgagcgctgcattgattagccaTCCcatatgaatcccataaccaggaagtgatcttctgtgggcggccgaggattGCAAGAAGCAggttggagctctggagagcagtgtgagggacctggactgagcctgctaggtaagtattataagacatcccctgaaaataagtcctagctccTCTTTTGAggccaaaaattaatataaaacagggtcttctttttgggggaaaaacagTATTTCTAATTCCTATTTTGTCCAATTTGAACCTATAAAAATAGAGGAACTATGTAAAAATGGCTGTAATTCCAAAGTTTTTATAAATGAAGGGAGTGGTAAGAAACCAGCGGTTGTaggcgcaataacttttttttaacttttccttaAAGAAGGGGAGGCGTcatgttaataataaattcagcaTTAAATAAACACCTTTCGGGGCTATTGCActccttcctcagtattttagctgtgGACTCACAGCCAGCGCTGATGTGTTCTGTCTGAAGAGGAGTGTTTTTTCACGTCCTCCTGGAAAGGTGTGAGTTTCCTGGGCTGGCTGCACCCTTTCGTATTCATCCCAAATTGAGCATTTCTCGCTTCCATAAAAAGAAAAGGGTGAAGAGAGAATAACTCCTAAACCAATACATCGGTTTATAGACTTCAAGCCCCCAGGCacatgctccacccctttttttttcttctcatctttCAGCAAAGTTTTGTTAAACACTTTGATTTGTAGCTGAAAATCTACAATTCAATCACATCTTGATAGTTTAGTTTCCATTGTGGGGTGTAGACAGGCTAAATTATGAaaattgtgtcactgtccaaatatctTTCGACCTAACTGCGTGTACCAAGCTTAGTTCTGGAAGCATATTTATTAACGGTGCttggttcttgtactgtataCATATGCTCATTATAGCTCTGTCAccatatttatgtattgagcttgtcTCTGCTACTGTAATAcatttactgagcttggttcttggtGCCAAATATATTTACTAAGGTTgcttctagtactgtatttattttcTGGGCTTAGTTCTAGAACTATACCTATAAGCTGAGCTTTctgatacagtatgtatgtaatgCACTTTATGTTTGTACCATATTTATGAACTGATCTTTGTTTGGGTACCCTGCTTAGTTACCGGACTTAGTTATGGTACCTTACTTATTTACTGTGCTGGAACCAGATGTATTTATCTACTAAATATGCTTTCATTTACATATTTACTTATTGTGCTTGGTTCTGATTCCATATTTATACCAAGCTTcgttctggtaccgtatttatgAATTAAGATTGGTTCTGATATAGTATTTATGTAGTAAGCATTGTTTgaatactgtatttatgtgcaaagcttggttctgataccatATCTATTTATTGTGTTTCTTCCTATACACACAGGAATATGCACATGTAGGTCTACAATGCACAAGTTTAATATAGTGAGTGTGGATagcaatagtatatatatatatatatatatatacacacaatttatCTGCACATAAGTATTTCTTTGCAGTATGTGatcatttttttcataaatgctaTGGACTTGTATTAAACAGATTTACATAACATGTGAACATAAATACTatactatatattttttgttatctGTGGGTGTCCCCTACCCCTATGCCTGCCCTATGATGCAGGGAGGGGGATGCAATTTCACTTATCTCCAAAGACAGCAGAAAGGCCCTGACTCTAGTGCacttaataaaaaaatgtattttgttatTTGGGCCACCAAATAATTTAGAACATATTGCATATATTACAATTCCTCAAAGCATGGAAcagtaaggccgcatgcacatgactgggttggattctggctgtgagatTTTGCAGCGAAATCCAACCCTCTGCTGgccagtgacccccgcgtacctgtcttggATGCACTGCGAATGTGTCGGCTGTCAATGATGTGGATCCAAGgcgatttcaaaattgacatttcggAATCGCCGCGGGACGCATGGCTTCCATTGTttgtaatggaagccatccgtgcgagtctcacacaaaaatagagcatgctacgattcttccaccgcgagcggaaatcgcaagccatttctgctcatgtgcatggaagaatcattttacattgcatgctatggacggacattgccgcggtatttgctgtgggcgTCTGGCCGCGAATTCCACAACAACAATCcatccatgtgcattgggccttgagGGACAAAGTCTTTGTGTTTTAATTTATAATTTCACAGTAACCATCCCTGATTAATTCACACAGGCCAATGTTGAAATGTTCGGAGTTGTaaggagctcgtcaccagattcatgctgcctgaatcACGGACATCATGAACCTGTAATATGTATGCACAGTACACCAGTGTATATTTTATTCTGAAGTGCCGTGGCATTTCGGaaaaataaacatactttgaaattTCACTTGGAATGGCGCACAGAGCCACAGGGATGGGCCGCGCCAGCTTCATCCCACCCACACTGTAGAGTGACAGCTctgtccctatacacaaaaggggacaGAACTGTTGGTCTACATGATGCAGGTTAGAATAGGCCGCTGCGGTCCGTCCCTGTGACTCGGCGCTCTgttttgagtcaaacttcaaactaTGTTAAGTCTGAAATGCTACAGCGTTTCAGAGTAAAACATACACAGGCGCACTGTGTACACTTGTcgcgggttcatgctgcctgttgtTACACCTGGaagcaagttccctttaaattggTATTCCAGCCTAAACTATTTATCACCTACCCACTGCATGAGTGGTAAATGTTACATtgcagggctttgaataccgtGTCACCCCCACCCGCACACAAGTGATTGCAAAGAGGAGTTTAAATGGGGTGGTGGTTGAGCATTTGTTCTTCCACCACATTCAAAATGTATGGCATTGACGGAAGCCGTCAATGGATAAGCAGGGATCCTCTATGGATATAACAGTGATGAGGGAAGCAGTCAATGGACAAGCAGGGATCCTCTATGGATATAACAGTGATGAGGGAAGCCGTCAATGGATAAGCAGGGATCCTCTATGGATATAACAGTGATGATGGAAGCCGTCAATGGATAAGCAGGGATCCTCTATGGATTTAGAAGTGATGAGGGAAGCAGTGAATGGATAAGCAGGGATCCTCTATGGATAGAACAGTGATGAGGGAAGCCGTCAATGGATAAGCAGGGATCCTCTATGGATAGAACAGTGATGAGGGAAGCAGTGAATGGATAAGCAGGGATCCTCTATGGATATAACAGTGATGAGGGAAGCAGTCAATGGATAAGCAGGGATCCTCTATGGATATAACAGTGATGAGGGAAGTCGTCAATGGATAAGCAGGGATCCTCTATGTATATAACAGTGATGAGGGAAGCAGTGAATGGATAAGCAGGGATCCTCTATGGATATAACAGTGATGAGGGAAGCAGTCAATGGATAAGCAGGGATCCTCTATGGATAGAACAGTGATGAGGGAAGCAGTGAATGGATAAGCAGGGATCCTCTATGGATATAACAGTGATGAGGGAAGCAGTCAATGGATAAGCAGGGATCCTCTATGGATAGAACAGTGATGAGGGAAGCAGTCAATGGATAAGCAGGGATCATCTATGGATATAACAGTGATGAGGGAAGCAGTCAATGGATAAGCAGGGATCCTCTATGGATATAACAGTGATGAGGGAAGCAGTCAATGGATAAGCAGGGATCCTCTATGGATTTAGCAGTGATGATGGAAGCAGTCAATGGATAAGGAGGGATCCTGTATGGATTTAGCAGGGATGATGGAAGCCGTCAATAGATAAGCAGGGATCCTCTATGCATACAATAGTGATGATGGAAGCGGTCAATGGATAAGCAGGGATCCTTTATGGATTTAGCAGTGATGAGGGAAGCCGTCAATGGATAAGCAGGGATCCTCTATGGATATAACAGTGATGAGGGAAGCCGTCAATGGATAAGCAGGGATCCTCTATGGATATAACAGTGATGATGGAAGAAGTCAATAGATAAGCAGGGATCCTCTATGGATACAACAGTGATGAGGGAAGCAGTCAATGGATAAGCAGGGATCCTCTATGGATATAACAGTGATGAGGGAAGCGGTCAATGGATAAGCAGGGATCCTCTATGGATATAACAGTGATGATGGAAGCAGTCAATGGATAAGCAGGGATCCTCTATGGATAGAACAGTGATGACCCATCTGATGGATAGTTGATGAACATTTTACACTGgaacatttctttatttttttacccaCATTTTTTTCCTTAACTTAAATAGTTATTTTATACAAGAGCAATAATCTTTCAGTTCTGTTTAGTGGCAGTTGTTATTTTTGCATTATTCAGAACTTAAGGTGAATATTCTGCCCAAGATACGTTTTTCATTTCTTATGTACCGCACTAATATGTGCTTTACACTTCATTAACTTATTCTTTAGATCTGACAGATCCTCTTGCTGCCCCTGCTGTATGTTGTCTAATATACATACTAATTGTAATACTGGTATCTACTTATGTAGCAGAACGGCTTGGTGGACTTTTGGGCCTCCTCAGGCATCAGGGCCCAGTTGCCATTGCTACCACTGCATCCACTATAGGTGCACCCCTGAATATCATTTAACTAATTACTTGCCTGAacgttttcaatgggtttaaccAAACTTTGACAGTTTCTCAATGATTTACATGTTACTTGTTATCTCCATCTTAGGGTTTCCTTACTCTTTTCTTTTAGTATTTGGctcaaaaatgttgaaaaaagaaaatgatttATGTGTGACCACCTACTTTCACATTGTCAATGCATTTTCTAAATGTAGGACAGCGCTGAGCATAAGATCCACCTATTTGAAAATGCTGGTTATAATGGGAGGAAGATGGAAATTGTGGATGATGATGTACCAAGTCTGTGGGCTCATGGCTTCCAGGACCGTGTGGCCAGTATTAAGGTCCTCAATGGAacgtaagggctttttttttctacatattgtctagtttttttcttattattacaATGTGTGTTCATGTTGACTTCACATCCTGATGACAATATAAATAATGCTTCTCCAGAATGTGATCCATCCTTTTTGGGGGGGATCATTATTTCTGTAATAGTATCCATAAGTCCAAAGAGGAAAGTTAAGATTGAAGTGGAACAAGGAAGAAGAAAGTCCAGCACTTCCATACAAACAGAACCTACTTTAGTATTTCATCACAGGATAAAAGTCTATATACAGTACAACGTTTTGGCGTTTCAAGCTAAAACTAAGCTTCCGTTTAGTGCATCCCTTATACAATAAATTGCAAAGTTTGTATGTCATGATATAAATAACATGATGAGAATCCCAGTTCAAAAACGATTTAATGTGACACATTTTAGCATAATCACTAGAAGAAAAGTTGCGGCTTTTGTCTGCATAAATGCATACGTTGCACCGTGCCTCTTCTTCCTTGTTACCCATGACTTTCCAGCTGATTACCGGCGGCTGTCATTCCTTACATAGAAAGGCTGGGTAAGAAGTGATACAAGTTGTGAGGAGACTTTGACCATTTCAGTCTTCCTTAAAAAAAGGTCTGTGATCCAATTGTGTGTTTTTTGCCATTCATTGCAATTTCATAAGTCTCCACTAGCACCAAAGTTCAAAGGCCTCTGTACCTGCCCTGACCAATTTTCACATCCATTAATCGTTGTAATTTATCTACACTTTACGATTCTTCTTGAAATCTTAACATGACAGTGCCCCTCAAAAAATACCAATACACAATGTTCATATTATAGAAAAAGTTACACGATTACAAATATAGCtattttctttcaaaaacagcgccacacctgtttaGAGGTTGTGTGATGCCTtgtacctccattcactgaatgattatcacctctgtgtgaaagcataggagcaatAATCATCGggacaatcatcctgtgtaaaagaaccctaagctgaattcacttgaatggagttgagctgcaataccacatataaCCTATGTGGTGCAGTTTCAGGAAAAGCCAGTCAAGTTTTTCTAACCCTATACAAGtcctttaaccgtttccaatccactatctgacgtctaaagacattctgattgaaggttgtacagctccgatgttggaagacgtctagcagggtattcttactgtatatttctggccgctttgttgttgggccctctccagcatgtcacataatgcagtactggctctagcaagcagatggcgccattgtataatggaagaaagagaaagcccgctaggaaaccttgaatccaaaattggattgcaatgggtAAAGGCTTGTCTATCCCTTTTCTGGGGCAGCTGTGCTAATCATGGTTTGGATTGTGGCATCTAGAAAGCCTTAGTAACTAATTGTTCGCACACGGCGAACTGCTTGTATATCCAAATTTCCCATGTAGCACAATGGTTATATTACATGGTGCCCATTGTAGTCATTGGGCACCTATGTAATATATTAGTGCATCATGTCCTTCAGAGCAAAGCATATAATCTCTAAATTATGAGAATGAGAATCTATTCCTAATGGAAGACCCCAACAATGAAGTCCATAAGTACTAATGCATCATATAGCCAAGATTATATtgactagaatacccctttaatggaaaacTACCCAAAACGACCAGCCCAGTTATGTCCATGATGAGGAGAAGAATTAACAAATGGTACCAAGAAATTTCCATCAGGTTTTTTATGTCTGATGTACATAAATTGCAGTGTAATGTCTGTATGGGCATTGTGAGACTTAACAGAGTTCGTTCTTTGTTGCAGTTGGGTAGGGTATGAATACCCTGGCTACAGAGGTCGTCAATATGTCTTTGAGAAGAATGAATACAGGCACTGGAATGACTGGGAAGCCAACCAACCTCAGATACAGTCAGTTCGCCGTATCCGTGACATGCAGTGGCACAAACGTGGTTGCTTTGTTCCAGCCCCAGTAGCAGCCGCGGCAGCTGCACCTGCCCCCGCTCCCGCCCCCGCCAGTAGCTGAAGGAAAGCAAAGCACACTCATCAGTCGTCACCCTCTTCTGCCGACAAGCACGGCAAGAAGAGACGAGTAAAATGATTTTCAAACTTGATAACTTCTCTTTATTTTGTCAGTCTGTAATCTCTAATAAAGATTACTGCATCACTGAGTCATTCTGTTATATTTtcccatacagtatatacaggtgagagcgGCTGGACATTCAATTAACA
This region of Eleutherodactylus coqui strain aEleCoq1 chromosome 5, aEleCoq1.hap1, whole genome shotgun sequence genomic DNA includes:
- the CRYBB3 gene encoding beta-crystallin B3 isoform X8 — translated: MSEPQSTPEQMAAGKSHGGIGGSYKITIFELENFQGKKCELTGECQNLGEKGLEKVGSIQVESGPWLSFERQAFSGEQFVLEKGDYPRWDTWSNSHKSDYLMSIRPLNIDSAEHKIHLFENAGYNGRKMEIVDDDVPSLWAHGFQDRVASIKVLNGTWVGYEYPGYRGRQYVFEKNEYRHWNDWEANQPQIQSVRRIRDMQWHKRGCFVPAPVAAAAAAPAPAPAPASS